One region of Limnospira fusiformis SAG 85.79 genomic DNA includes:
- the rsfS gene encoding ribosome silencing factor, with protein MGEFYRLMFNNSHSQYAPDGSTTLTGRVDDPTLATAIAAAIAADDRKADNITLLKVTEVSYLADYFLIVTGFSNTQVRAIHQAIIQKVEEENQRQPLRIDGQSEGSWIVVDYGDVMIHILLPEEREFYNLEAFWGHAEKISWSALT; from the coding sequence ATGGGGGAATTTTATCGCTTAATGTTTAATAATAGCCATAGTCAATATGCACCAGATGGGTCTACTACCCTTACGGGTCGGGTTGATGACCCCACCCTAGCTACAGCGATCGCGGCGGCGATCGCTGCTGATGATCGCAAAGCCGACAACATTACACTGCTGAAAGTTACTGAAGTTTCCTACTTAGCAGACTACTTTCTGATTGTCACCGGGTTCTCAAATACTCAGGTTAGGGCCATTCATCAAGCCATTATCCAGAAAGTAGAAGAGGAAAACCAGCGACAACCGCTGCGAATTGATGGTCAAAGCGAAGGTTCTTGGATAGTGGTAGACTATGGTGATGTCATGATCCATATTTTGCTACCAGAGGAACGAGAGTTCTATAATTTAGAAGCCTTCTGGGGTCATGCTGAAAAAATTAGCTGGTCTGCACTGACTTAA
- a CDS encoding CGLD27 family protein, protein MRKVSVSVCPVPPEQLPINEYQELQESWFFSWVTLPWPKYLGKLATVWLWSSVIFAPVAAASFAPQRSPVHFILSAGAGSTLFLALVLLRLYLGWWYIRSRLISPTVFYEESGWYDGQTWVKTPEFITQDRLIITHQVQPLLYRLQQTCYGLGLVVAMGGMIWIGI, encoded by the coding sequence ATGAGAAAGGTTTCTGTTTCAGTCTGCCCCGTCCCCCCAGAACAACTTCCCATCAATGAATATCAGGAACTCCAAGAATCTTGGTTTTTTAGTTGGGTAACATTACCATGGCCGAAATATCTGGGCAAGTTAGCAACTGTGTGGCTATGGTCCAGTGTAATTTTTGCCCCCGTCGCGGCTGCTAGTTTTGCCCCCCAACGGAGTCCTGTCCATTTTATTTTGAGTGCGGGCGCAGGTTCCACTCTGTTTCTGGCCTTGGTTTTGCTGCGGTTGTATTTGGGATGGTGGTATATCCGATCGCGTTTAATTAGTCCAACGGTTTTTTATGAGGAGTCGGGATGGTATGACGGTCAAACTTGGGTAAAAACTCCTGAATTTATCACCCAAGACCGGTTAATTATTACCCATCAGGTGCAACCCCTCCTATACCGACTTCAACAAACCTGCTATGGTTTAGGGTTGGTTGTGGCTATGGGAGGGATGATTTGGATCGGCATTTAA
- a CDS encoding asparaginase, with amino-acid sequence MTRGKRTHTAELEVKLLREGITEAVHRIQAAVCDNRGKLLFLAGSPDTSTFVRSALKPFQALAITTTGTLERYDLTDRDLAIVCSSHHGQIEQARQAFNILWRCDIDPSHLQCPIPQGKRSPLEHGCSGKHAGMLAVCRQRHWPLETYLQRKHPVQQLIISKLGELLGIPGDEFVGARDDCGAPTYQMELSQIATLYAQLASGDNLDMERIVRSMTHHPEFVACEGHFDTELMRLTQGELISKSGAEGVQCVGRVGEGMGLAIKVMDGANRAKYAIAIHLLTQMGWITPTMAENLADKFMSLNNFKRLEVSGELIMI; translated from the coding sequence ATGACAAGGGGAAAACGTACACACACAGCGGAATTGGAAGTTAAATTGTTGCGCGAGGGGATTACAGAAGCCGTCCATCGCATTCAAGCCGCCGTTTGTGATAACCGGGGTAAACTTCTGTTTCTGGCTGGTAGTCCAGACACTTCTACTTTTGTTCGGTCGGCTTTGAAGCCCTTTCAGGCTTTGGCAATTACTACCACTGGCACTTTAGAACGTTATGATTTGACTGACCGTGATTTGGCGATCGTTTGTAGTTCCCATCACGGACAGATTGAACAGGCTAGACAAGCCTTTAATATTCTGTGGCGCTGTGATATTGACCCTTCTCATCTACAATGCCCTATTCCTCAAGGTAAACGTAGCCCCCTTGAACATGGTTGTTCTGGGAAACACGCCGGAATGCTGGCCGTCTGTCGTCAACGTCACTGGCCTTTGGAGACCTATCTACAGCGTAAACACCCCGTGCAACAATTGATTATCTCCAAGCTGGGAGAACTTTTGGGTATTCCCGGAGATGAGTTTGTCGGCGCTAGGGATGATTGCGGAGCCCCAACTTATCAGATGGAATTGTCTCAGATCGCGACTTTATATGCTCAGTTGGCTTCCGGTGATAATTTGGACATGGAACGCATTGTCCGATCTATGACCCATCACCCCGAGTTTGTCGCCTGTGAGGGACATTTTGATACCGAATTGATGCGATTAACACAAGGGGAACTCATCAGTAAGTCTGGGGCTGAGGGAGTCCAGTGCGTGGGTCGGGTCGGTGAAGGTATGGGATTGGCGATTAAGGTTATGGATGGGGCGAATCGTGCTAAATATGCGATCGCTATTCATCTACTCACTCAGATGGGTTGGATTACTCCCACAATGGCTGAAAACCTCGCTGATAAGTTCATGAGTCTCAATAATTTTAAGCGCTTAGAGGTTAGCGGAGAATTAATTATGATTTAG
- the cynS gene encoding cyanase, giving the protein MTAPITEKLLAAKKARGVSFTELEQLLGRDEVWIASVIYRQASADEAEAKKLVEALGLPAELADELTVPPLKGSLDPVIPSDPLIYRFYEIMQVYGMPIKEVIHEKFGDGIMSAIDFTLDVEKVEDPKGDRVQVIMCGKFLPYKKW; this is encoded by the coding sequence ATGACTGCACCTATTACTGAAAAATTATTGGCTGCTAAGAAAGCAAGAGGCGTTAGTTTTACTGAGTTGGAGCAACTTTTAGGACGGGATGAGGTTTGGATTGCGTCAGTGATTTATCGTCAGGCGAGTGCGGATGAGGCTGAAGCCAAAAAGTTGGTGGAGGCTTTGGGTTTACCTGCGGAGTTAGCGGATGAGTTGACTGTGCCTCCTCTCAAGGGTTCTTTAGATCCTGTTATTCCTTCTGATCCTCTGATTTATCGTTTTTATGAAATCATGCAGGTGTATGGGATGCCTATAAAAGAGGTAATCCATGAAAAGTTTGGGGATGGTATCATGAGTGCGATCGATTTTACCCTCGATGTGGAAAAGGTTGAAGATCCTAAGGGCGATCGTGTCCAGGTGATTATGTGTGGTAAGTTCTTACCTTATAAGAAGTGGTAG
- a CDS encoding nuclear transport factor 2 family protein, with protein MVTESKPPFPPFTLETATQKVKMAEDAWNIRDPEKVVLAYTVDSQWRNRDEFLSGRKEIKAFLYRKWATELDYRLRKELWAFTGDRIAVRFEYEWHDSSNQWYRAYGNEMWEFAENGLMQYRFASINDLAIAESDRKFLWERD; from the coding sequence ATGGTAACTGAATCTAAACCCCCTTTTCCTCCTTTTACCCTAGAGACGGCGACTCAAAAGGTCAAGATGGCTGAGGATGCTTGGAATATCAGAGATCCTGAAAAGGTTGTTTTAGCTTATACGGTTGATTCTCAATGGCGCAATCGTGATGAGTTTTTGTCTGGTAGGAAGGAGATTAAGGCTTTTTTGTATCGTAAATGGGCAACGGAGTTGGATTATCGTTTGCGTAAGGAGCTATGGGCTTTTACGGGCGATCGCATTGCGGTGCGGTTTGAGTATGAGTGGCATGATTCATCTAACCAGTGGTATCGTGCCTATGGTAATGAGATGTGGGAATTTGCGGAAAATGGTTTGATGCAATATCGATTTGCGAGTATCAATGATCTGGCTATTGCTGAATCGGATCGTAAGTTCCTTTGGGAAAGGGATTAG
- a CDS encoding ABC transporter ATP-binding protein, which produces MTVSNQPEYLTYLEAPDTVQVCLRGVSKVFSTKHGLFGSKKKTFVALENINLNIEYNNFVSIIGPSGCGKSTLLSIIAGLTSATTGSVMMNKEPITGPGPDRGMVFQNYALMPWMTVEENIRFALETVYPKMSPTNLKRIVKEHLQMVNLEGAAKKHPHELSGGMRQRVGIARALAINPDILLMDEPFGALDALTRGFLQEEIERIWEEHRKTVIMITHSIDEALLLSDKIIMMTKGPAAGIAQVLDVPFPRPRNRLEVEEHPAYHDLKVAMEEHLYRETRAVEEARVA; this is translated from the coding sequence ATGACTGTATCTAATCAACCAGAATATTTAACTTATCTTGAAGCCCCAGATACTGTTCAGGTATGTTTAAGGGGAGTATCAAAGGTATTTTCTACTAAGCATGGCTTATTTGGCAGTAAGAAAAAAACTTTTGTCGCCCTTGAAAATATCAATCTCAATATTGAATACAATAATTTTGTCAGTATCATTGGCCCTTCGGGTTGTGGTAAATCTACTTTATTGAGTATTATCGCTGGTTTAACCTCGGCAACCACAGGCTCGGTAATGATGAACAAAGAACCCATCACAGGGCCGGGGCCTGATCGTGGTATGGTGTTCCAAAATTATGCCCTCATGCCTTGGATGACGGTGGAGGAAAATATCCGCTTTGCCCTGGAGACGGTTTACCCGAAAATGTCTCCTACCAATTTAAAAAGAATTGTAAAAGAGCATTTACAAATGGTGAACCTGGAAGGGGCGGCAAAAAAACATCCCCATGAGTTATCAGGGGGTATGAGGCAAAGGGTAGGGATAGCCAGAGCTTTGGCTATTAATCCTGATATTTTGCTGATGGATGAGCCTTTTGGGGCGCTAGATGCTCTAACTCGTGGTTTTTTGCAGGAAGAAATCGAGCGAATTTGGGAAGAACATCGCAAAACTGTAATCATGATTACTCACAGTATTGATGAGGCTTTGTTACTGTCTGATAAGATTATTATGATGACCAAAGGTCCGGCGGCCGGTATTGCTCAGGTGTTGGATGTGCCTTTTCCTCGTCCTCGCAATCGTCTTGAGGTGGAAGAACATCCCGCCTATCATGATTTGAAGGTGGCGATGGAGGAACATTTATACCGAGAAACTCGCGCCGTGGAAGAAGCGAGGGTGGCTTAG
- the ntrB gene encoding nitrate ABC transporter permease has protein sequence MNITQDNKFKQFLENENIKALGIFLISLGIFLSSWEIGANLELFSQGVPTASLTIKELWWWLTNPFFNNGPNDMGIGWNLLISLRRVAIGYIMASVIAVPLGILIGISKIAAKAFNPYVQLLKPVSPLAWLPLGLYLFRDSEKTGIFIILISSIWPTLVNTAFGVSNVNSDYLDVARTLGASRWRTIFKVIIPAALPNIISGLRISMGISWLVIVAAEMLLGTGLGYFIWNEWNNLYLPNIIVAIIIIGLVGLILDQIFIFLENLVSFGKK, from the coding sequence ATGAATATTACTCAAGACAATAAATTTAAACAATTCTTAGAAAATGAAAACATAAAAGCGCTGGGGATATTCCTTATTTCCCTCGGCATTTTTCTCTCATCGTGGGAAATAGGGGCAAATCTGGAACTATTTTCCCAAGGAGTACCTACCGCTTCTCTGACTATTAAGGAGTTGTGGTGGTGGTTGACTAATCCTTTTTTCAATAATGGCCCTAATGATATGGGTATTGGTTGGAATTTATTGATTAGTTTGCGACGGGTGGCAATCGGTTATATTATGGCTTCGGTGATTGCCGTACCCTTGGGCATTTTAATCGGTATTTCTAAAATTGCTGCGAAAGCGTTTAACCCCTATGTACAGTTACTCAAACCAGTTTCTCCTTTGGCTTGGTTGCCTTTGGGTTTATATTTATTCCGAGATTCCGAAAAAACAGGTATTTTTATTATCTTAATCAGTAGTATTTGGCCTACCCTTGTCAATACAGCTTTTGGGGTTAGTAATGTTAACTCCGATTATCTTGATGTGGCGAGAACTTTGGGTGCTTCCCGTTGGCGCACTATTTTTAAGGTAATTATTCCGGCGGCACTACCTAATATTATTTCGGGATTAAGAATCAGTATGGGTATTTCTTGGTTGGTAATCGTGGCGGCAGAAATGCTTTTGGGCACAGGGTTAGGTTACTTCATCTGGAATGAATGGAATAACCTATATTTACCTAATATTATCGTTGCCATTATCATCATCGGTTTGGTGGGTTTAATACTTGACCAAATTTTTATCTTCCTTGAAAATCTTGTTTCTTTCGGTAAAAAATAA
- a CDS encoding CmpA/NrtA family ABC transporter substrate-binding protein codes for MKFAKTVLSQRDEWKGVENLCIKCGKFHPSQSHWEFMETMPSDPLHMINDLTKMGVYKPQTFGIADALSTAELRKELFLKMAGKGNPKREKLVLELAKQAGGLDNAFSAAFGAKSGQFFGDAIRNGEVSRRKFLQNIAIGAALVTLVNACGDTVIDPDDPPPDVSDLEKTDLRVGFIPITCATPIIMSQPLGFYQKHGLNTQNVRMPSWGAIRDSAIAGELDAYHMLAPMPIAMTLGLGSATFGVKLASIENINGQAITIADKHRGNVNKPEDFRGFVLGVPFPYSMHNLLLRYYLATGGINPDTDVTIRSVPPPDSIAQLIAGDIDGFLMPDPFNQRAVFEGAGFIYKLTKDLWDGHPCCAFAASDTWINDNPNTFRALNKAIIQATDYASESGNREEIAEAISGRSFLNQPVEVVKAVLTGNFEDGLGNSFNVPDRIDFDPYPWQSFANWITSQLVRWDISGNGRAAQLIADGSYDEIGQDVFLTDLARELAQELGQTPPDDIYRTETLALDEFNPQDPEGYIQAQIDEFGF; via the coding sequence ATGAAATTCGCAAAGACGGTCTTATCTCAGCGAGATGAATGGAAAGGAGTAGAAAACCTTTGTATTAAATGTGGTAAATTTCATCCAAGTCAATCTCATTGGGAATTCATGGAAACCATGCCCAGTGATCCTTTGCACATGATCAATGACTTGACCAAGATGGGAGTATATAAACCCCAAACATTTGGTATTGCCGATGCTCTGAGTACCGCCGAACTAAGAAAAGAGTTATTTTTGAAAATGGCGGGTAAAGGTAATCCCAAGCGTGAAAAATTGGTCTTGGAATTAGCAAAACAAGCGGGAGGTTTGGATAATGCCTTTTCTGCCGCCTTTGGAGCAAAATCTGGGCAGTTTTTTGGGGATGCCATCCGTAATGGGGAAGTAAGTCGCCGTAAGTTTTTACAAAATATTGCCATCGGTGCAGCCCTTGTTACCCTGGTAAATGCTTGTGGGGATACGGTAATTGATCCTGATGATCCTCCCCCAGATGTATCGGATTTGGAAAAAACAGATTTACGAGTGGGCTTTATTCCCATTACCTGTGCAACTCCCATTATTATGTCTCAGCCTTTGGGCTTTTATCAAAAACATGGTCTAAATACTCAGAACGTCAGAATGCCAAGCTGGGGAGCGATAAGAGATTCCGCCATTGCGGGGGAATTGGATGCTTATCATATGTTAGCCCCCATGCCCATTGCCATGACTTTAGGATTAGGCTCGGCTACCTTTGGAGTGAAACTGGCTAGTATTGAAAATATTAATGGTCAAGCCATTACCATAGCCGACAAGCATCGGGGTAATGTCAATAAGCCAGAAGATTTTAGAGGCTTTGTTTTGGGTGTACCTTTCCCTTATTCAATGCACAATTTACTGCTCAGATATTATCTCGCCACTGGTGGTATTAATCCCGATACTGATGTTACCATTCGCTCTGTACCTCCCCCAGATAGTATTGCCCAGCTAATTGCTGGAGATATTGATGGTTTCTTGATGCCTGATCCTTTTAACCAAAGAGCCGTTTTTGAAGGGGCAGGGTTTATTTATAAACTTACCAAAGATCTTTGGGATGGTCATCCCTGTTGTGCTTTTGCAGCCAGTGATACTTGGATAAACGATAATCCTAATACTTTCCGAGCTTTGAATAAAGCAATTATTCAGGCAACGGATTACGCTAGTGAGTCAGGAAATAGGGAGGAAATTGCCGAGGCTATTTCTGGTAGATCTTTCCTTAATCAACCTGTGGAGGTGGTTAAAGCCGTATTAACGGGTAATTTTGAAGATGGTTTGGGTAATAGTTTTAATGTACCCGATCGCATCGATTTTGACCCCTATCCTTGGCAGAGTTTTGCTAACTGGATTACGTCTCAGTTAGTCCGTTGGGATATTTCAGGAAATGGTAGGGCAGCCCAATTGATCGCTGATGGTAGTTATGACGAAATCGGGCAGGATGTGTTTTTAACGGATTTAGCGAGGGAATTGGCTCAGGAATTAGGACAGACTCCCCCTGATGATATTTATCGCACGGAAACCCTGGCTTTGGATGAATTTAACCCTCAAGATCCAGAAGGCTATATACAGGCTCAAATTGATGAGTTTGGCTTCTAG
- a CDS encoding IS630-like element ISAtsp1 family transposase (programmed frameshift), whose product MPAPYSYDLRQKVIDAIELDGMPKTEASQVFHVSRNTINLWLQRKAQTGDFLPKPHHRPGNNHKITDWQKFKAFAQEHGDKTAAQMAELWDDDISPRTISRALKKIGFTKKKTYGYQERDEQQREEFMAQIEQMEPEEVVYLDEAGMNSQDSDYPYGYCEEGKRFHALKSGKRQGRVSMIAAWCHQQLLAPFSFEGCCNRTVFELWLEFILIPTLKPGQTLVLDNATFHKGGRIAELVEAAQCRLLYLPPYSPDLKKIEKCWSWLKARIRHCIEQFDSLHDAMDSVLKAAS is encoded by the exons ATGCCAGCCCCCTATAGTTACGACCTCAGACAAAAAGTTATTGATGCCATTGAACTAGACGGTATGCCCAAAACAGAAGCCAGTCAAGTTTTCCATGTCAGCAGGAACACCATTAATCTCTGGCTGCAAAGAAAAGCACAGACCGGAGACTTCCTCCCTAAACCTCATCACCGACCTGGCAATAACCACAAAATTACCGACTGGCAAAAATTCAAGGCTTTTGCCCAAGAGCATGGCGACAAAACAGCAGCTCAAATGGCTGAACTTTGGGATGACGACATCTCTCCTCGCACCATATCCAGAGCCTTGAAGAAAATTGGCTTCACCA AGAAAAAAACTTACGGCTACCAAGAACGTGATGAGCAACAGCGAGAGGAGTTTATGGCTCAGATTGAACAGATGGAGCCGGAAGAAGTGGTCTACCTCGATGAAGCCGGCATGAATAGTCAGGACTCGGATTACCCTTATGGTTACTGCGAGGAAGGAAAACGCTTCCATGCACTCAAATCAGGGAAGAGGCAGGGCAGGGTAAGTATGATAGCCGCATGGTGTCATCAACAACTCTTAGCTCCCTTTAGCTTTGAGGGTTGTTGTAATCGGACAGTGTTTGAGTTGTGGTTGGAGTTCATCTTAATTCCAACATTGAAGCCAGGTCAGACTCTAGTATTGGACAATGCAACGTTTCATAAAGGGGGACGGATTGCTGAACTGGTGGAGGCAGCTCAATGCCGTTTACTCTATCTACCACCTTATTCGCCAGACCTCAAGAAGATAGAGAAATGTTGGTCGTGGCTGAAAGCCCGTATTCGCCACTGCATTGAGCAGTTTGATTCTCTCCATGATGCCATGGATTCCGTTCTCAAAGCTGCGTCCTAA
- a CDS encoding type II toxin-antitoxin system HicA family toxin, with the protein MRFRRPKELLGKVNVKIALQMLGRLSIISVISLVLATINNLGNHKNYWERTIFATQTVDFNILSHTLPTKLSLALLEGETEELQRTLDSNYGLFGLVVTNCESAIADCPEQEILYYSNSRRLWKEGLKVENLTNEPYDLLRDPPPLFAERKYTRRYQPEADPTGMVNRGEIIGRVYYVRRVPPTFAESYGKWARGLLRFQHSPSIFSLTTGIFLTGGAVVWLLIEFMLYRKRREKKQLLEEARNIREELEQKVKQNEALIAVREKGREELEDYRREQQSIATELKIAIADYEQKIVDFQHQQDDSQTSLQELRNQLAWAVEYQVEAQEEIDRRSEAIANLENCLNSQKREQQEMTRTLEKLQRQLQETENREKRTNEEIVSLNQKIAELTREYDQAIQQSADLQSQLREQADVEQLRRALESAREESECIKEQSRDFEVYITEENERLAAKIRQLENELGEHRSRILYLESRLEDREVGDHHVSDWIKPEDCFTPANLSRSNISSLSSSEVIRGLHRLEFVTDHQTGSHVHLKKTLVCRVPHHGRDVPYGTLKKILQSGKISEQELRDNF; encoded by the coding sequence ATGAGATTCAGAAGACCGAAAGAACTGCTGGGCAAGGTGAATGTCAAAATCGCGCTGCAAATGTTGGGTCGATTAAGCATAATCAGCGTCATATCTTTGGTTCTGGCAACGATTAACAACTTAGGAAATCATAAAAACTACTGGGAGCGGACAATTTTTGCGACGCAGACAGTAGATTTTAACATTTTATCTCACACTTTGCCGACGAAACTTTCCCTGGCGCTGCTAGAGGGAGAAACGGAGGAGTTGCAGCGGACTCTGGACAGTAACTACGGACTGTTCGGGTTAGTAGTCACGAACTGCGAAAGTGCGATCGCCGATTGTCCAGAGCAGGAAATCCTCTACTATTCCAATTCCCGTCGCCTTTGGAAAGAGGGTTTGAAGGTGGAAAACCTAACTAATGAGCCTTACGATCTCCTACGGGACCCGCCGCCATTGTTTGCGGAACGCAAATATACACGGCGTTATCAACCGGAAGCTGACCCGACGGGGATGGTCAACAGAGGGGAAATCATCGGGCGGGTATATTACGTCCGGCGGGTGCCGCCAACCTTCGCGGAGAGTTACGGGAAATGGGCGAGGGGGTTGCTGAGGTTCCAGCACAGTCCTAGTATTTTCTCGCTGACTACGGGTATATTTTTGACGGGGGGTGCAGTGGTTTGGTTGCTGATCGAATTTATGTTGTACCGAAAGCGCCGAGAGAAGAAACAGTTACTGGAAGAGGCGCGGAATATTCGGGAAGAGTTGGAGCAGAAAGTTAAACAAAATGAAGCCCTGATCGCTGTTAGGGAAAAGGGGCGGGAGGAGTTGGAGGACTACCGAAGGGAACAGCAATCGATCGCAACGGAACTGAAAATAGCGATCGCCGACTACGAACAGAAAATCGTGGATTTCCAACATCAACAGGATGATAGCCAGACCTCTCTGCAAGAACTGCGGAATCAATTAGCCTGGGCGGTGGAATATCAGGTAGAGGCGCAAGAGGAAATTGACAGACGGTCTGAGGCGATCGCCAACCTGGAAAATTGCCTGAATAGCCAGAAAAGGGAACAGCAGGAAATGACGCGCACCCTGGAAAAGTTGCAGCGCCAGTTGCAGGAAACCGAAAATCGGGAAAAGAGGACCAATGAGGAGATAGTGAGCCTGAATCAAAAGATTGCGGAACTGACCCGCGAGTATGATCAGGCGATACAGCAATCGGCAGACCTGCAAAGCCAACTGAGGGAACAAGCTGATGTTGAGCAGTTGAGAAGAGCCTTGGAATCGGCTAGGGAAGAATCAGAGTGTATCAAAGAACAGTCCCGAGATTTTGAAGTCTATATCACCGAAGAAAATGAGCGTTTGGCAGCCAAAATCAGACAGTTAGAAAATGAACTGGGGGAACATAGATCGAGAATTTTGTACCTGGAAAGTCGCCTTGAGGATAGGGAGGTAGGTGATCACCATGTCAGTGACTGGATCAAACCTGAAGATTGCTTTACCCCAGCCAACCTCAGTAGATCCAACATATCCTCTCTGTCCAGTTCTGAGGTAATCAGAGGTCTACATCGCTTGGAATTTGTGACTGACCACCAAACAGGGAGCCATGTTCACCTCAAAAAAACCCTTGTTTGTAGGGTTCCCCATCATGGCAGAGATGTGCCTTACGGTACCCTCAAAAAGATTTTACAATCGGGGAAGATAAGCGAACAAGAGTTGAGGGATAATTTCTGA
- the lipA gene encoding lipoyl synthase, whose product MSTTPDSISSRHRDAIKSMPEWLRRPIGAASELSQVQRIIKQRQIHTICEEGRCPNRGECYAQGTATFLLMGPTCTRSCAFCQVDKGHAPMPLDHDEPRKVAEAVQILGLRYVVLTSVARDDLADGGAGWFVATMEQIRSLCPQTQIEVLTPDFWGGKAEDTQQQQYQRIDFVVRAKPACYNHNIETVRRLTLPVRRGAKYDRSLDLLRHVREVDPTIPTKSGLMLGHGETEEEILQTFADLRQVQCARLTIGQYMRPSLDHLPVHKYWTPQEFDRLGAIAKDMGFSHVRSGPLVRSSYHAGEF is encoded by the coding sequence ATGTCAACCACTCCTGATTCTATCTCATCACGTCACCGAGACGCAATTAAATCTATGCCTGAGTGGTTGCGTCGTCCTATTGGTGCGGCTAGTGAACTCTCGCAGGTGCAACGGATTATCAAACAGCGACAAATTCATACTATTTGTGAGGAGGGGCGCTGTCCCAACCGGGGGGAATGTTATGCTCAGGGGACGGCTACTTTTTTACTTATGGGGCCTACTTGTACCCGCTCCTGTGCTTTTTGTCAAGTTGATAAGGGCCATGCTCCTATGCCACTTGATCACGATGAACCCCGCAAGGTAGCAGAAGCAGTCCAAATTTTGGGGTTGCGTTATGTGGTGTTAACTTCTGTGGCGCGGGATGATTTGGCTGATGGCGGCGCGGGCTGGTTTGTGGCTACTATGGAGCAAATTCGATCGCTTTGTCCCCAAACTCAAATAGAGGTGCTTACTCCCGATTTTTGGGGGGGAAAGGCTGAAGATACTCAACAGCAACAATATCAGCGTATTGATTTCGTGGTGAGGGCGAAACCTGCTTGTTATAACCATAATATTGAAACCGTGCGACGGCTGACGCTTCCGGTGCGACGGGGGGCGAAGTACGATCGCTCTCTCGACCTGTTGCGCCACGTCCGAGAAGTTGACCCGACTATTCCTACTAAGTCCGGTCTCATGTTGGGACATGGGGAAACCGAAGAAGAGATTTTACAGACTTTCGCTGATTTAAGACAAGTTCAATGCGCGCGCCTCACTATCGGTCAATATATGCGCCCTTCCCTCGATCATCTCCCCGTCCATAAATATTGGACCCCCCAAGAGTTTGACCGTCTAGGGGCGATCGCCAAAGATATGGGTTTTTCTCACGTTCGCTCCGGTCCCCTGGTTCGGAGTTCCTATCATGCTGGGGAATTTTAG
- a CDS encoding response regulator, producing the protein MAGRKIIVIDDSKVIRVKVREMLPQGNFDVLEAKDGKEGIDLVRQERPNLIMLDFLLPKLSGWDVFQQIQASEELRKIPLVLMSGRKEEVTEKIAEPFEYFEFIEKPFERGQLIDAIKSAFEKAKKPRPPLKVAPPAPAPTQETAPPPVAATTAADAAKIKALEQKIVAMQREMVALKKQVAQIKAFVLKKVK; encoded by the coding sequence GTGGCAGGTCGGAAAATTATAGTTATTGATGATAGTAAGGTGATTCGGGTAAAAGTTCGGGAGATGTTACCCCAGGGTAACTTTGATGTGCTAGAAGCGAAAGACGGGAAAGAAGGCATAGACCTAGTGCGCCAAGAACGCCCCAACCTGATTATGCTGGATTTCCTGTTACCTAAACTCAGCGGATGGGATGTTTTTCAGCAAATCCAAGCTAGTGAAGAACTTAGGAAAATTCCCCTGGTGTTGATGTCTGGTCGAAAAGAGGAAGTGACGGAGAAAATTGCTGAACCTTTCGAGTATTTTGAGTTTATCGAAAAACCTTTTGAGAGAGGACAATTGATAGATGCGATCAAGTCGGCTTTTGAAAAGGCTAAGAAACCTCGCCCACCTCTGAAAGTGGCTCCCCCCGCACCTGCACCAACTCAAGAGACAGCACCTCCTCCTGTGGCGGCGACAACGGCGGCGGATGCAGCTAAGATTAAGGCTTTAGAACAGAAAATTGTTGCTATGCAGAGGGAAATGGTAGCCCTGAAAAAACAGGTGGCGCAAATCAAGGCTTTTGTACTCAAAAAAGTCAAGTAG